From Streptomyces cyaneogriseus subsp. noncyanogenus, the proteins below share one genomic window:
- a CDS encoding sugar ABC transporter substrate-binding protein: MARFRTWVGIAVAGALSLSLAGCSSTGGKRAEDARKAAAAQGKAAVNTPRWTFAMITHSGDGDTFWDIVQSGAEQAAVKDNINFLYSHDDEAQQQAQLVDAAVDKKVDGIIVTLAKPDAMKAAVARARKAGIPVITVNSGSAESKEFGALTHIGQDETIAGEAVGEQLNERKRKKAVCVLHEQGNVGHEQRCDGVEKTFDGTVQRLYVNGTSMPDVQSAIEAKLQTDKSIDAVVTLGAPYADTAVKARQGANSDAEIDTFDLNAKVAAGLKDGTLGFAVDQQPYLQGYQAVDLLWLYKYNADVLGGGRPVLTGPQIITKDQADALADFTKRGTR, encoded by the coding sequence GTGGCACGGTTTCGGACCTGGGTAGGCATCGCGGTGGCAGGAGCGCTGTCGCTGTCGCTCGCCGGATGCAGCAGCACCGGCGGCAAGCGCGCCGAGGACGCCCGCAAGGCCGCGGCGGCCCAGGGCAAGGCGGCGGTGAACACGCCGCGCTGGACCTTCGCGATGATCACCCACTCCGGTGATGGCGACACGTTCTGGGACATCGTCCAGAGCGGCGCCGAGCAGGCCGCCGTCAAGGACAACATCAACTTCCTCTACTCGCACGACGACGAGGCGCAGCAGCAGGCGCAGCTCGTGGACGCGGCCGTCGACAAGAAGGTCGACGGGATCATCGTCACGCTCGCCAAGCCCGACGCGATGAAGGCGGCCGTCGCCCGCGCCCGCAAGGCGGGCATCCCGGTGATCACCGTGAACTCCGGCTCGGCCGAGTCCAAGGAGTTCGGCGCGCTCACCCACATCGGCCAGGACGAGACGATCGCCGGCGAGGCGGTCGGCGAGCAGTTGAACGAGCGGAAGCGGAAGAAGGCCGTCTGCGTTCTGCACGAACAGGGCAACGTCGGCCACGAGCAGCGCTGCGACGGCGTGGAGAAGACCTTCGACGGCACCGTCCAGCGGCTGTACGTCAACGGCACCAGCATGCCGGACGTCCAGTCCGCCATCGAGGCCAAGCTCCAGACGGACAAGTCCATCGACGCCGTCGTCACGCTCGGCGCCCCGTACGCCGACACCGCGGTGAAGGCCAGGCAGGGCGCGAACAGCGACGCCGAGATCGACACCTTCGACCTGAACGCCAAGGTGGCCGCCGGACTGAAGGACGGCACCCTCGGCTTCGCCGTCGACCAGCAGCCCTACCTCCAGGGCTACCAGGCGGTCGACCTGCTGTGGCTGTACAAGTACAACGCCGACGTCCTCGGCGGCGGCCGGCCGGTACTCACCGGCCCGCAGATCATCACCAAGGACCAGGCCGACGCGCTGGCGGACTTCACCAAGCGGGGGACGCGATGA
- a CDS encoding SDR family oxidoreductase, whose protein sequence is MNSHPLHEEDFSAAGGENLAGKAALVTGGSRGIGAATALRLARRGADVAVTYVDGKEAAEDVVRAVEALGRRAVALRADSADAGEAAGAVERTAAAFGGGLDILVNNVGVGLLGPLETLSLTDVDRVLAVNVRGVFLASQAAAARMAEGGRIITVGSCMTLRVPGPGGTLYAMSKAALVDLTKALARELGPRGITANIVHPGPIDTDMNPADGPYADGQAAMTALGRFGSADEVASIVAYLAGAAYVTGAEFTVDGGHSA, encoded by the coding sequence ATGAACTCTCACCCGCTTCACGAAGAAGACTTTTCCGCGGCCGGCGGCGAGAACCTCGCCGGCAAGGCCGCCCTCGTCACCGGTGGCAGCCGGGGCATCGGTGCGGCGACGGCGCTGCGGCTGGCCCGCCGGGGCGCGGACGTGGCCGTGACCTACGTCGACGGGAAGGAGGCGGCCGAGGACGTCGTACGGGCCGTCGAGGCACTGGGGCGCCGGGCGGTGGCGCTGCGCGCGGACTCCGCCGACGCGGGCGAGGCGGCGGGCGCCGTGGAGCGGACGGCGGCGGCGTTCGGAGGCGGTCTCGACATCCTGGTGAACAACGTGGGCGTCGGACTGCTCGGCCCGCTGGAGACCCTGTCGCTCACCGATGTCGACCGGGTCCTCGCGGTCAACGTGCGCGGGGTCTTCCTCGCCTCGCAGGCCGCCGCGGCGCGGATGGCGGAGGGCGGCCGGATCATCACCGTGGGCAGTTGCATGACCCTGCGGGTGCCGGGTCCCGGCGGGACGCTGTACGCGATGAGCAAGGCCGCCCTGGTGGATCTGACCAAGGCGCTGGCGCGGGAACTGGGCCCGCGCGGGATCACGGCGAACATCGTGCATCCGGGCCCGATCGACACCGACATGAACCCGGCGGACGGCCCCTACGCGGACGGGCAGGCGGCGATGACCGCGCTGGGCCGGTTCGGATCGGCCGACGAGGTGGCGTCGATCGTCGCCTACCTGGCCGGGGCCGCCTATGTGACGGGCGCGGAGTTCACCGTGGACGGCGGGCACTCCGCGTGA
- a CDS encoding ribonuclease domain-containing protein encodes MRIPPRAARIGAAAALVSALLTGGTVSATTAAAAPTAVGRICYSALPSQAHDTLDLIEQGGPFPYEQDGTVFQNREGILPAQPTGYYHEYTVITPGSSTRGARRIVTGEEYREDYYTADHYASFALVNYGC; translated from the coding sequence ATGAGGATCCCCCCACGCGCCGCTCGGATCGGCGCCGCAGCCGCCCTTGTGTCCGCCCTCCTCACGGGCGGCACCGTCTCCGCGACCACGGCCGCCGCCGCCCCGACGGCGGTCGGCCGCATCTGCTACAGCGCCCTGCCCTCCCAGGCCCACGACACGCTCGACCTGATCGAGCAGGGCGGACCGTTCCCCTACGAGCAGGACGGCACGGTCTTCCAGAACCGGGAAGGCATCCTGCCCGCCCAGCCGACCGGCTACTACCACGAGTACACCGTGATCACGCCCGGCTCCTCCACACGCGGCGCGCGCCGCATCGTCACCGGTGAGGAGTACCGGGAGGACTACTACACCGCCGACCACTACGCCTCCTTCGCCCTGGTGAACTACGGCTGCTGA
- a CDS encoding Gfo/Idh/MocA family protein — protein MRIGVIGTGRIGTIHANTLSRHRDVGSLILTDADAARAQHLAQRLGETAAPGADEIFRWGVDAVVIATATAAHAELIGRAARSGLPVFCEKPIALDLPGTLRALAEVEAAGTVLQMGFQRRFDTGYTGAREALRSGRLGRLHTVRALTSDREPPPAAYLPVSGGLYRDTLIHDFDILRWVTGQEVVDVYATGSDAGPPVFRAAGDIDTGAALLTLADGTLATATATRLHGAGYDVRMELAGELDQIVVGLDDRTPIASTEPAGPPAAEKPWTGFVDRFGPAYEAELSAFVEVVRGERPNPCDGREALQALRIAEACELSRRERRPVRLAEIAGAAESLPG, from the coding sequence ATGCGCATCGGGGTCATCGGTACGGGCCGCATCGGCACCATCCACGCGAACACCCTCAGCCGCCATCGCGACGTCGGCTCGTTGATCCTGACGGACGCGGATGCCGCGCGTGCCCAGCACCTGGCGCAGCGGCTGGGCGAGACGGCGGCACCGGGGGCGGACGAGATCTTCCGGTGGGGTGTGGACGCCGTGGTGATCGCGACGGCGACCGCGGCCCACGCCGAGCTGATCGGCCGGGCGGCCCGCTCGGGGCTGCCGGTCTTCTGCGAGAAGCCCATCGCCCTGGACCTGCCGGGCACGCTGCGGGCGCTCGCGGAGGTGGAGGCGGCCGGGACGGTCCTTCAGATGGGTTTCCAGCGCCGCTTCGACACGGGTTACACGGGGGCGCGGGAGGCGTTACGGTCCGGGCGGCTCGGCCGGCTGCACACCGTCCGCGCGCTGACGAGCGACCGGGAGCCGCCGCCGGCGGCCTATCTGCCGGTCTCCGGGGGGCTGTACCGCGACACGCTGATCCATGACTTCGACATCCTGCGCTGGGTGACCGGGCAGGAGGTCGTGGACGTGTACGCGACCGGCTCCGACGCCGGTCCGCCGGTCTTCCGCGCGGCGGGCGACATCGACACGGGCGCGGCGCTGCTCACCCTCGCCGACGGCACGCTGGCCACGGCGACCGCGACTCGGCTGCACGGCGCGGGCTACGACGTCCGCATGGAACTGGCCGGCGAACTGGACCAGATCGTCGTCGGCCTGGACGACCGTACGCCGATCGCGTCCACCGAGCCGGCCGGGCCGCCGGCCGCCGAGAAGCCGTGGACGGGGTTCGTGGACCGCTTCGGGCCCGCCTACGAGGCGGAACTGTCGGCCTTCGTCGAGGTGGTGCGCGGCGAGCGGCCCAACCCCTGCGACGGGCGCGAGGCGTTGCAGGCCCTGCGGATCGCGGAGGCGTGCGAGCTGTCCCGGCGCGAGCGCCGGCCGGTCCGCCTGGCGGAGATCGCGGGCGCGGCGGAGTCCCTGCCGGGGTGA
- a CDS encoding DEAD/DEAH box helicase has protein sequence MSDRAAPAAPAEAPRESVPDVPLRLAAVFLPAALPREGRVAFWDPEGGELPAHDAELTVVRRHGTGVRRRSTPALALPLAEALPLLVRARHTPAAHPATACWGAAALHALRLTARGRLLPGLTATGHDAWRAGPLEPDDLAHLRAVAAALPPEGHAVPLEGPGPIRLPEPEALMRSFLDAVADTLPRTPAAPHVAGRPFAAQAPQHLPGAHDWAAEVAAGMDAGVRISLRLDLSAYDLFDRGDDSGGARGAGAAIVQVHSLADPTLVADAADLWAGTADAAFGPRARVDAALAVRRAARVWPPLDRLAQQDVPDVLALSEEELGDLLGVAATRLAAAGVAVHWPRDLAQDLTATAVVTPAPGSATDGTGFFESGELLRFRWQLALGGDALTEAEMDTLAEAHRPVVRLRDRWVLVDPALVRRARKRELGLLDPVDALSVALTGTAEADGETVEAVPVGALAALRDRITAGVRPAEPPPGLHATLRDYQLRGLAWLDLMTSLGLGGCLADDMGLGKTVTVIALHLKRARREPTLVVCPASLLGNWQREIHRFAPGVPVRRFHGPDRTLDGLTGGFVLTTYGTMRSAAPELAGQPWGLVVADEAQHVKNPYSATAKALRTIPSPARVALTGTPVENNLSELWALLDWTTPGLLGPLKSFRARHARAVENGEHGENPEAVRRLARLVRPFLLRRRKSDPGIVPELPPKTETDHPVPLTREQAALYEAVVRESMLAIETSQGMARRGLVLKLLTSLKQICDHPALFLKEEHPPGAGDRQAARSGKLALLDELLDTLLAEDGSALVFTQYVGMARLITSHLAGRAVPVELLHGGTPVPERERMVDRFQAGENPVLVLSLKAAGTGLNLTRAGHVVHFDRWWNPAVEEQATDRAYRIGQTQPVQVHRLITEGTVEDRIAEMLESKRALADAILGSGESALTELTDRELSDLVSLRRPS, from the coding sequence ATGAGCGACAGGGCCGCGCCGGCGGCGCCTGCGGAGGCGCCACGGGAGTCCGTCCCGGACGTCCCCCTCCGGCTCGCCGCCGTGTTCCTGCCCGCCGCTCTCCCGCGCGAGGGCCGGGTCGCCTTCTGGGACCCCGAGGGCGGCGAGCTGCCCGCCCACGACGCGGAGCTCACCGTCGTACGGCGGCACGGCACCGGTGTGCGGCGCAGGTCCACCCCCGCGCTGGCGCTCCCGCTCGCCGAGGCGCTTCCCCTGCTCGTCCGCGCCCGCCACACCCCCGCCGCCCACCCCGCCACCGCCTGCTGGGGCGCCGCCGCCCTGCACGCCCTGCGGCTCACCGCGCGCGGCCGGCTCCTGCCCGGCCTGACGGCCACGGGCCACGACGCCTGGCGCGCCGGACCGCTGGAGCCGGACGACCTCGCGCACCTGCGCGCGGTGGCCGCCGCCCTCCCCCCGGAGGGCCACGCGGTGCCGCTGGAGGGCCCGGGCCCGATCCGCCTGCCCGAGCCGGAAGCCCTGATGCGCTCCTTCCTGGACGCCGTCGCGGACACCCTGCCCCGCACCCCGGCCGCCCCCCACGTCGCGGGCAGGCCCTTCGCCGCGCAGGCGCCCCAGCACCTGCCCGGGGCCCACGACTGGGCCGCGGAGGTCGCCGCCGGCATGGACGCGGGGGTGCGGATCTCGCTCCGCCTGGACCTGTCGGCGTACGACCTGTTCGACCGCGGCGACGACAGCGGCGGAGCGCGCGGCGCCGGTGCCGCCATCGTCCAGGTGCACAGCCTCGCCGACCCGACCCTGGTGGCCGACGCCGCCGACCTGTGGGCGGGGACGGCCGACGCGGCCTTCGGGCCGCGCGCACGCGTGGACGCCGCACTCGCGGTGCGCCGGGCGGCCCGGGTCTGGCCGCCGCTGGACCGGCTCGCCCAGCAGGACGTGCCCGATGTCCTCGCCCTGTCCGAGGAGGAGCTCGGCGACCTGCTGGGAGTGGCGGCCACCCGGCTCGCCGCGGCCGGTGTCGCCGTGCACTGGCCGCGCGACCTCGCCCAGGACCTGACCGCGACGGCGGTGGTCACCCCCGCCCCCGGCTCGGCGACCGACGGCACCGGCTTCTTCGAGAGCGGGGAGCTGCTGCGGTTCCGCTGGCAGCTCGCCCTCGGCGGCGACGCGCTGACCGAGGCCGAGATGGACACCCTCGCCGAGGCCCACCGCCCCGTCGTACGGCTGCGGGACCGCTGGGTCCTGGTCGACCCGGCTCTGGTCCGCCGGGCCCGCAAGCGGGAGCTGGGCCTGCTCGACCCCGTCGACGCGCTGTCCGTCGCGCTCACCGGCACCGCCGAGGCCGACGGCGAGACGGTCGAGGCGGTGCCCGTGGGCGCCCTGGCCGCGCTGCGCGACCGGATCACCGCGGGGGTGCGGCCGGCCGAGCCGCCGCCCGGCCTGCACGCCACCTTGCGCGACTACCAGCTACGGGGCCTGGCCTGGCTCGACCTCATGACCTCCCTGGGCCTCGGCGGCTGCCTCGCCGACGACATGGGCCTCGGCAAGACGGTCACCGTCATCGCCCTGCACCTGAAGCGGGCGCGCCGCGAGCCGACGCTCGTGGTCTGCCCGGCCTCGCTGCTCGGCAACTGGCAGCGGGAGATCCACCGGTTCGCCCCCGGCGTCCCCGTGCGCCGCTTCCACGGCCCCGACCGCACCCTGGACGGCCTGACCGGCGGCTTCGTCCTCACCACCTACGGCACCATGCGGTCGGCGGCACCGGAACTGGCCGGGCAGCCCTGGGGCCTGGTCGTCGCCGACGAGGCACAGCATGTGAAGAACCCCTACTCGGCCACGGCGAAGGCCCTGCGCACCATCCCGTCCCCGGCACGCGTGGCCCTGACCGGCACACCGGTGGAGAACAACCTCTCCGAGCTGTGGGCACTGCTCGACTGGACCACCCCCGGACTCCTCGGACCGCTCAAGTCCTTCCGCGCCCGCCACGCCCGCGCCGTGGAGAACGGCGAGCACGGGGAGAACCCCGAGGCGGTGCGGCGCCTGGCCCGCCTGGTCCGCCCCTTCCTGCTGCGCCGCCGCAAGTCCGACCCGGGCATCGTCCCCGAGTTGCCGCCGAAGACGGAGACCGACCACCCCGTCCCGCTGACCCGCGAGCAGGCCGCGCTGTACGAGGCGGTGGTGCGCGAGTCGATGCTGGCCATCGAGACCTCGCAGGGGATGGCCCGCCGGGGACTGGTGCTCAAGCTGCTCACCTCCCTGAAGCAGATCTGCGACCACCCGGCGCTCTTCCTGAAGGAGGAGCACCCGCCGGGTGCGGGCGACCGGCAGGCGGCCCGCTCCGGCAAACTCGCCCTCCTCGACGAACTGCTGGACACCCTGCTCGCGGAGGACGGCTCGGCGCTGGTCTTCACCCAGTACGTCGGCATGGCCCGTCTCATCACCTCCCATCTGGCCGGCCGCGCGGTCCCCGTGGAGCTGCTGCACGGCGGCACGCCCGTGCCCGAGCGGGAGCGCATGGTGGACCGCTTCCAGGCCGGGGAGAACCCGGTGCTCGTGCTCTCCCTCAAGGCGGCCGGCACCGGCCTGAACCTCACCCGCGCGGGCCACGTCGTCCACTTCGACCGCTGGTGGAACCCGGCGGTCGAGGAGCAGGCCACCGACCGCGCCTACCGCATCGGCCAGACCCAGCCCGTCCAGGTCCACCGGCTGATCACCGAGGGCACGGTCGAGGACCGCATCGCCGAGATGCTGGAGTCCAAGCGGGCCCTGGCCGACGCGATCCTCGGCTCCGGCGAGTCCGCCCTCACCGAGCTGACGGACCGTGAGCTGTCCGACCTGGTGTCCCTGCGGAGGCCCTCATGA
- a CDS encoding dihydrofolate reductase family protein, with amino-acid sequence MGKLVLTTFVTLDGVYQAPGGPQEDTRDGFDQGGWSVPYADEDFGRFVDEVFGRVGAFLLGRRTYEIFASYWPKMTDPADPIAAKLNGLPKYVVSTTLDRPRWAGTTVLGGDLAQEVTALKERTDGELQVHGSGVLARSLLALDLIDTVHLLTFPVVLGAGRRLFPQGTVPSAFRHTGGRVTAAGVSIQSYDLAGRPAYGSYDLPDSA; translated from the coding sequence ATGGGCAAGCTCGTCCTCACCACCTTCGTCACCCTCGACGGCGTCTACCAGGCCCCCGGCGGCCCGCAGGAGGACACCCGCGACGGCTTCGACCAGGGCGGCTGGAGCGTCCCGTACGCCGACGAGGACTTCGGCCGGTTCGTCGACGAGGTCTTCGGCCGCGTCGGCGCCTTCCTCCTGGGCCGCCGCACGTACGAGATCTTCGCCTCGTACTGGCCGAAGATGACGGACCCCGCCGACCCGATCGCCGCCAAACTCAACGGCCTGCCCAAGTACGTCGTCTCCACCACCCTGGACCGGCCGCGGTGGGCGGGCACGACCGTGCTCGGCGGCGACCTCGCCCAGGAGGTCACCGCCCTGAAGGAGCGCACCGACGGCGAGCTCCAGGTGCACGGCAGCGGCGTCCTCGCCCGGTCCCTGCTCGCCCTGGACCTGATCGACACCGTCCACCTGCTGACCTTCCCGGTGGTGCTGGGTGCCGGCCGCCGCCTGTTCCCGCAGGGCACCGTGCCGAGCGCGTTCCGCCACACCGGCGGACGCGTCACCGCGGCGGGGGTGTCCATCCAGTCGTACGACCTGGCGGGCCGCCCCGCGTACGGCTCGTACGACCTGCCGGACAGCGCCTGA
- a CDS encoding ROK family glucokinase: MSTYRDLTAPIGSRRATVLRTVGTRERRSHLTAPRVPTVGIDIGGTKVMAGVVDADGNILEKLRTETPDKSKSPKVVEDTIVELVLDLSDRHDVHAVGIGAAGWVDADRNRVLFAPHLSWRNEPLRDRLSGRLSVPVLVDNDANTAAWAEWRFGAGRGEDHLVMITLGTGIGGAILEDGQVKRGKYGVAGEFGHMQVVPGGHRCPCGNRGCWEQYSSGNALVREARELAAADSPVAYGIIEHVKGQISDITGPMITELAREGDAMCIELLQDIGQWLGVGIANLAAALDPSCFVIGGGVSAADDLLIGPARDAFKRQLTGRGYRPEARIVRAQLGPEAGMVGAADLARLVARRFRRAKRRRVERHERYEKYVEARRSAREAS; this comes from the coding sequence ATGAGCACCTACCGCGACCTCACCGCCCCCATCGGCTCCCGCCGGGCCACCGTGCTGCGCACGGTGGGCACCCGGGAGCGCCGCTCGCATCTGACGGCGCCCCGCGTGCCCACCGTCGGTATCGACATCGGCGGCACCAAGGTGATGGCGGGCGTCGTCGACGCCGACGGCAACATCCTGGAGAAACTGCGCACCGAGACCCCGGACAAGTCCAAGAGCCCCAAGGTCGTCGAGGACACCATCGTCGAGCTGGTCCTGGACCTGTCCGACCGGCACGACGTGCACGCGGTCGGCATCGGCGCGGCCGGCTGGGTCGACGCCGACCGCAACCGCGTGCTGTTCGCCCCGCATCTGTCCTGGCGCAACGAGCCCCTCCGGGACCGCCTGTCCGGCCGGCTCTCCGTGCCGGTCCTGGTCGACAACGACGCCAACACCGCCGCCTGGGCGGAGTGGCGCTTCGGTGCCGGCCGCGGCGAGGACCACCTCGTCATGATCACGCTCGGTACCGGAATCGGCGGCGCGATCCTGGAGGACGGGCAGGTCAAGCGGGGCAAGTACGGCGTCGCCGGCGAGTTCGGCCATATGCAGGTCGTCCCCGGCGGCCACCGCTGCCCGTGCGGCAACCGCGGCTGCTGGGAGCAGTACAGCTCCGGCAACGCCCTGGTCCGGGAGGCCCGCGAGCTGGCCGCCGCCGACTCGCCGGTGGCCTACGGGATCATCGAGCACGTCAAGGGCCAGATCTCCGACATCACCGGCCCGATGATCACCGAGCTGGCGCGCGAGGGCGACGCCATGTGCATCGAGCTGCTCCAGGACATCGGGCAGTGGCTCGGCGTCGGCATCGCCAACCTCGCCGCCGCCCTCGACCCGTCCTGCTTCGTGATCGGCGGCGGGGTCAGCGCGGCCGACGACCTGCTGATCGGCCCGGCGCGCGACGCCTTCAAGCGCCAGCTCACCGGCCGCGGCTACCGTCCCGAGGCCCGCATCGTCCGCGCCCAGCTCGGCCCCGAGGCCGGCATGGTCGGCGCCGCCGACCTGGCCCGTCTGGTCGCCCGCCGCTTCCGCCGGGCCAAGCGGCGCCGGGTGGAGCGGCACGAGCGCTACGAGAAGTACGTGGAGGCCCGCCGCTCGGCCCGGGAGGCGTCGTGA
- a CDS encoding ABC transporter permease encodes MSATTDAKPSAERDERILRTSPLRKLLGRPELGSVVGALAVFVFFALAADSFLRASSLSTVLYAASTIGIMAVPVALLMIGGEFDLSAGVMVTTSALVSSMFSYQMTANVWVGVGVSLLVTLAIGAFNGFMLTRTRLPSFIITLGTFLMLTGMNLGFTKLIDGTVSTKTIADMEGFPSAREVFASTFTVGGVAIKITIVWWLALVAVASWILLRTRAGNWIFAVGGNKDAARAVGVPVNKTKIGLYMGVAFGAWVAGQHLLFSYDVVQSGEGVGNELTYIIAAVIGGCLITGGYGSAIGSAVGALLFGMTSKGIVFAEWNPDWFKFFLGAMLLLATLLNAWVRKRAEATK; translated from the coding sequence ATGAGCGCCACCACCGACGCGAAGCCCTCCGCCGAGAGGGACGAAAGGATTCTTCGGACCTCGCCGCTGCGCAAGCTGCTGGGCCGGCCCGAGCTCGGCTCGGTCGTCGGCGCCCTCGCGGTCTTCGTGTTCTTCGCCCTGGCCGCCGACAGCTTCCTGCGCGCCTCCAGCCTCAGCACGGTGCTGTACGCCGCCTCCACCATCGGCATCATGGCGGTGCCCGTCGCGCTGCTGATGATCGGCGGGGAGTTCGACCTGTCCGCCGGAGTCATGGTCACCACGTCGGCGCTGGTGTCGTCGATGTTCAGCTACCAGATGACCGCCAACGTCTGGGTCGGCGTCGGGGTGTCCCTGCTGGTCACCCTGGCGATCGGCGCCTTCAACGGCTTCATGCTGACCCGGACGAGGCTGCCGAGCTTCATCATCACGCTCGGCACCTTCCTGATGCTGACCGGCATGAACCTTGGCTTCACCAAGCTGATCGACGGGACCGTCTCCACCAAGACCATCGCCGACATGGAGGGCTTCCCCTCCGCCCGCGAGGTCTTCGCCTCGACGTTCACCGTCGGCGGTGTCGCCATCAAGATCACCATCGTGTGGTGGCTCGCCCTGGTCGCCGTCGCGAGCTGGATCCTGCTGCGCACCCGCGCGGGCAACTGGATCTTCGCGGTCGGCGGCAACAAGGACGCGGCCCGCGCCGTCGGCGTCCCGGTGAACAAGACCAAGATCGGTCTCTACATGGGCGTGGCCTTCGGCGCCTGGGTCGCCGGCCAGCACCTGCTCTTCTCGTACGACGTCGTGCAGTCCGGCGAGGGTGTCGGGAACGAGCTGACCTACATCATCGCCGCCGTCATCGGCGGCTGCCTGATCACCGGCGGCTACGGCAGCGCCATCGGATCGGCGGTCGGCGCGCTGCTGTTCGGCATGACCAGCAAGGGCATCGTCTTCGCCGAGTGGAACCCGGACTGGTTCAAGTTCTTCCTCGGAGCCATGCTGCTCCTCGCGACCCTGCTCAACGCCTGGGTCCGCAAGCGCGCGGAGGCCACCAAGTGA
- a CDS encoding ATP-binding cassette domain-containing protein yields the protein MTQTAPRTALVELSGVGKHYGNVRALEGVSLEVHAGEITCVLGDNGAGKSTLIKIISGLHQHDGGTLAVEGEETRLSSPREALDRGIATVYQDLAVVPLMPVWRNFFLGSEPRKGSGPFKRLDVEFMRETTRAELLRMGIDLRDVDQPIGTLSGGERQCVAIARAVYFGAKVLVLDEPTAALGVKQSGVVLKYVAAARDRGLGVVLITHNPHHAYLVGDRFVLLKRGAMVGNHTRDEITLDELTRQMAGGNELDDLRHELQRP from the coding sequence GTGACGCAGACCGCACCACGTACGGCGCTCGTCGAGCTGTCCGGCGTCGGCAAGCACTACGGGAACGTGCGCGCCCTCGAAGGGGTCTCGCTGGAGGTGCACGCGGGCGAGATCACCTGTGTGCTGGGCGACAACGGCGCCGGCAAGTCGACCCTCATCAAGATCATCTCCGGGCTGCACCAGCACGACGGCGGCACGCTCGCCGTCGAGGGGGAGGAGACCCGCCTGTCCTCCCCGCGCGAGGCCCTGGACCGCGGTATCGCCACCGTCTACCAGGACCTGGCCGTCGTACCGCTCATGCCGGTGTGGCGGAACTTCTTCCTCGGCTCCGAGCCGCGCAAGGGCAGCGGTCCGTTCAAGCGCCTGGACGTCGAGTTCATGCGCGAGACCACCCGCGCCGAGCTGCTCCGCATGGGCATCGACCTGCGCGACGTGGACCAGCCCATCGGCACCCTGTCCGGTGGCGAGCGCCAGTGCGTGGCGATCGCCCGCGCGGTGTACTTCGGCGCGAAGGTGCTGGTCCTGGACGAGCCCACGGCGGCACTCGGCGTGAAGCAGTCCGGCGTCGTGCTGAAATACGTGGCGGCGGCCCGGGACCGGGGCCTCGGCGTGGTGCTCATCACCCACAACCCGCACCACGCGTATCTGGTCGGCGACCGGTTCGTCCTCCTGAAGCGGGGCGCGATGGTGGGCAACCACACACGGGACGAGATCACGCTCGACGAGCTGACCCGCCAGATGGCGGGCGGCAACGAACTGGACGACCTCCGCCACGAGCTGCAGCGTCCCTAG
- a CDS encoding GntR family transcriptional regulator gives MSLDLTVDRGSPVPLYFQLSQRLEAAIERGDLTPGSLLGNEIELAARLGLSRPTVRQAIQSLVDKGLLVRRRGVGTQVVHSRVKRPLELSSLYDDLAAAGQRPATKVLVNTVVPATAAVAAALAVPEGGDVHRLERLRLAHGEPMAYLCNFLPPGLLDLGTGQLEATGLYRLMRAAGITLHSARQSIGARAATAAEGERLGETEGAPLLTMERTTFDDTGRAVEFATHIYRPSRYSFEFQLLVRS, from the coding sequence GTGTCGCTCGACCTCACCGTGGACCGCGGCAGCCCGGTGCCGCTGTACTTCCAGTTGTCGCAGCGGCTGGAGGCGGCGATCGAGCGCGGGGACCTGACGCCCGGCAGCCTGCTGGGCAACGAGATCGAACTGGCCGCGCGTCTCGGTCTGTCGCGGCCCACCGTCCGCCAGGCCATCCAGTCGCTCGTCGACAAGGGCCTGCTGGTGCGCCGCCGCGGGGTCGGCACCCAGGTCGTGCACAGCAGGGTCAAGCGCCCCTTGGAGCTCAGCAGCCTCTACGACGACCTGGCGGCGGCGGGGCAGCGCCCGGCCACCAAGGTGCTGGTCAATACGGTGGTCCCCGCGACCGCGGCGGTCGCGGCCGCCCTCGCCGTCCCCGAGGGCGGCGATGTGCACCGGCTGGAGCGGCTGCGGCTGGCGCACGGTGAGCCGATGGCGTACCTGTGCAACTTCCTGCCGCCCGGCCTGCTCGACCTCGGCACCGGGCAACTGGAGGCCACCGGCCTGTACCGGCTGATGCGGGCCGCGGGGATCACGCTGCACAGCGCCCGCCAGTCCATCGGCGCCCGCGCGGCCACCGCCGCCGAGGGGGAGCGGCTCGGCGAGACGGAGGGCGCCCCCCTGCTCACCATGGAGCGCACCACCTTCGACGACACCGGGCGCGCGGTGGAGTTCGCCACCCACATCTACCGGCCGTCCCGGTACTCCTTCGAGTTCCAGTTGCTCGTGCGGTCGTGA